In one Shinella sp. PSBB067 genomic region, the following are encoded:
- a CDS encoding RpiB/LacA/LacB family sugar-phosphate isomerase produces MKLAIAGDSAGEGLAKVLADHLKDRHDVHEVSRTDAGADAFYANLSDRVASAVIAGEYDRAILVCGTGIGVCISANKVPGIRAALTHDTYSAERAALSNNAQIITMGARVIGSELAKAIADAYLAQTFDENGRSAGNVKAIDAVDAKYNAAS; encoded by the coding sequence ATGAAACTCGCCATTGCCGGTGACAGCGCGGGCGAAGGCCTTGCCAAGGTCCTCGCCGATCACCTGAAGGACCGCCACGACGTGCACGAGGTCTCGCGCACCGATGCCGGCGCGGACGCCTTCTACGCCAATCTCTCCGACCGCGTCGCCTCGGCCGTCATCGCCGGCGAATACGACCGCGCCATCCTCGTCTGCGGCACCGGCATCGGCGTCTGCATCTCGGCCAACAAGGTGCCCGGCATCCGCGCCGCGCTGACGCACGACACCTATTCGGCCGAGCGCGCCGCGCTCTCCAACAACGCGCAGATCATCACCATGGGCGCCCGCGTCATCGGCTCGGAGCTGGCCAAGGCCATCGCCGACGCCTATCTCGCCCAGACCTTCGACGAGAACGGCCGCTCCGCCGGCAACGTCAAGGCGATCGACGCGGTGGACGCCAAGTACAACGCCGCCAGCTAG
- a CDS encoding triose-phosphate isomerase, translating to MSQGRKFWVGTSWKMNKTLAEAKSFAEGLKAADGDADARIQRFVIPPFTAVREVKAMLSGTSVKVGAQNMHWADEGAWTGEVSPVMLKDCNLDLVELGHSERREHFGETDETVGLKTEAAVRHGLVPLICIGETLADRESGRAADVLAQQVRGALGKLDGAQKEAEILLAYEPVWAIGEKGIPASADYANARHAEIAKVAQNILGRRIPCLYGGSVNPQNCAELIACPDIDGLFIGRSAWKVEGYLDILARAAATI from the coding sequence ATGAGCCAAGGCCGGAAGTTCTGGGTCGGCACGAGCTGGAAGATGAACAAGACGCTCGCCGAGGCGAAGTCCTTCGCCGAGGGCCTGAAGGCGGCGGATGGCGATGCCGACGCCCGCATCCAGCGCTTCGTCATCCCGCCCTTTACCGCCGTGCGCGAGGTCAAGGCCATGCTTTCCGGCACCTCCGTCAAGGTCGGCGCCCAGAACATGCATTGGGCCGACGAAGGTGCCTGGACGGGCGAGGTCTCGCCCGTGATGCTGAAGGACTGCAATCTCGACCTCGTCGAACTCGGCCATTCCGAACGCCGCGAGCATTTCGGCGAGACGGACGAGACGGTCGGCCTCAAGACGGAGGCGGCGGTGCGCCACGGGCTCGTGCCGCTCATCTGCATCGGCGAAACGCTCGCCGACCGCGAAAGCGGCCGGGCGGCGGATGTGCTGGCGCAGCAGGTGCGCGGCGCCCTCGGCAAGCTCGACGGCGCGCAGAAGGAGGCGGAGATCCTGCTCGCCTACGAGCCCGTATGGGCCATCGGCGAGAAGGGCATCCCGGCAAGCGCGGACTATGCGAACGCGCGCCACGCCGAGATCGCCAAGGTGGCGCAGAACATTCTCGGCCGCCGCATTCCCTGCCTCTACGGCGGTTCGGTCAACCCGCAGAACTGCGCGGAACTGATCGCCTGCCCCGACATCGACGGGCTCTTCATCGGCCGCTCAGCCTGGAAGGTTGAAGGCTATCTCGACATCCTGGCGCGCGCAGCCGCCACCATCTGA
- a CDS encoding sugar-binding transcriptional regulator, giving the protein MTDNEHSLAVRAAWLHYIGGFTQSAVAKRLGIPSVKAHRLIARAVADGLVKVSIDGEIAECANLEVELSTRYGLDYCEVAPDTDDDALALTTLGHAGADFLRREIERGEAAVIGLGHGRTLSAAVRHLPRIAASGTRFVSLLGGLTRNYAANPYDVMHRLAEKTGTQAYVMPVPFFANTEEDREVLLAQRGVKEVFDLARRADLKIVGIGTVDNQAHLVKSGMLQPDELEEIAALGGVGELLGHFFDNKGRILETAVTARTLAASFSETDGDRIVAIAGGPVKTEAIRAVLHSHKLHGLITDERTARLLLRTST; this is encoded by the coding sequence ATGACCGACAATGAACACTCCCTCGCAGTCCGCGCCGCATGGCTGCACTATATCGGCGGGTTCACCCAGTCGGCCGTTGCCAAGCGGCTCGGCATTCCCTCGGTGAAGGCGCACCGGCTGATCGCGCGCGCGGTCGCCGACGGCCTGGTGAAGGTCAGCATCGACGGCGAGATCGCCGAATGCGCCAACCTCGAAGTCGAGCTCTCGACCCGCTACGGGCTCGACTATTGCGAGGTCGCGCCCGATACGGACGACGATGCGCTGGCGCTCACCACCCTCGGCCATGCGGGCGCGGACTTCCTTCGCCGGGAAATCGAGCGCGGGGAAGCGGCCGTCATCGGGCTCGGCCATGGCCGAACGCTGTCGGCCGCCGTCCGCCACCTGCCGCGCATCGCCGCGAGCGGCACGCGCTTCGTCTCCCTGCTCGGCGGGCTCACCCGCAACTATGCGGCCAACCCCTATGACGTGATGCATCGCCTCGCGGAGAAGACCGGCACGCAGGCCTATGTGATGCCCGTGCCCTTCTTCGCCAATACGGAGGAGGACCGCGAGGTGCTGCTCGCCCAGCGCGGCGTCAAGGAGGTCTTCGACCTTGCGCGGCGCGCCGACCTCAAGATCGTCGGCATCGGCACCGTCGACAACCAGGCCCATCTCGTCAAATCCGGCATGTTGCAGCCGGACGAACTGGAGGAGATCGCCGCGCTCGGCGGCGTCGGCGAACTGCTCGGCCATTTCTTCGACAACAAGGGGCGCATCCTTGAGACGGCGGTGACCGCCCGCACGCTTGCCGCCTCGTTCTCCGAGACCGATGGGGACCGGATCGTCGCCATCGCCGGCGGCCCCGTGAAGACAGAGGCGATCCGCGCCGTGCTGCACAGCCACAAGCTCCACGGCCTGATCACGGACGAGCGGACGGCGCGGCTCCTCCTGCGGACCTCGACATGA
- a CDS encoding TIM barrel protein — MPLTLSLNTNPLVNRFADPDDLVETVARDLRLRDLQLTHEFINPSWNAATIRRLTRQMDRALQRTGVRVTSGMTGPYGRLNHFGHPDADVRRYYVDWFKTFADIIGDLGGTSVGTQFAIFTYKDYDDPARREELTRIAIDCWAEVAEHASGAGLSYVFWEPMSIGREFGETIKACMALQDRLTAADMAIPMWMMADIDHGDVTSGNPDDFDPYAWARAVPKVSPTIHIKQSLMDKGGHRPFTAEFNARGRIQPEPLLKAFADGGAVDNEICLELSFKEREPNDREVIAQIAESIAFWAPHIDTGASDLKLG; from the coding sequence ATGCCGCTGACGCTTTCGCTCAACACCAATCCGCTGGTCAACCGCTTCGCCGATCCCGACGACCTGGTCGAGACCGTCGCACGGGACCTTCGCCTGCGCGACCTCCAGTTGACGCACGAATTCATCAATCCGAGCTGGAACGCCGCGACGATCCGCCGGCTGACGCGCCAGATGGACCGTGCGCTCCAGCGCACCGGCGTGCGCGTCACCTCGGGCATGACCGGCCCCTATGGACGCCTCAACCATTTCGGCCATCCGGATGCGGATGTGCGCCGCTACTATGTCGACTGGTTCAAGACCTTCGCCGACATCATCGGCGATCTCGGCGGCACCTCCGTCGGCACCCAGTTCGCCATCTTCACCTACAAGGATTACGACGATCCGGCCCGCCGCGAGGAACTGACCCGCATCGCCATCGACTGCTGGGCCGAGGTCGCCGAGCACGCCAGCGGCGCGGGCCTTTCCTACGTCTTCTGGGAGCCGATGAGCATCGGCCGCGAATTCGGCGAGACGATAAAGGCCTGCATGGCGCTCCAGGACCGGCTCACCGCGGCGGACATGGCCATCCCCATGTGGATGATGGCCGACATCGACCACGGCGACGTCACCTCCGGCAACCCCGATGATTTCGACCCTTACGCCTGGGCGCGCGCCGTGCCAAAGGTCTCGCCGACCATCCATATCAAGCAGAGCCTGATGGACAAGGGCGGCCACCGGCCTTTCACCGCCGAATTCAACGCCAGGGGGAGGATCCAGCCGGAGCCGCTCCTCAAGGCCTTCGCGGACGGCGGCGCCGTCGACAACGAGATCTGCCTCGAACTCTCCTTCAAGGAACGCGAGCCGAACGACCGTGAGGTCATTGCGCAGATCGCCGAAAGCATCGCCTTCTGGGCACCGCATATCGATACGGGCGCATCCGACCTGAAGCTGGGCTGA
- a CDS encoding glycerol-3-phosphate dehydrogenase, with the protein MNEPELIDLFVIGGGINGAGIARDAAGRGLKVVLCEKDDLAEGTSSRSGKLVHGGLRYLEYYEFRLVREALIEREVLLNAAPHIIWPMRFVLPHSPEDRPAWLVRLGLFLYDHLGGRKKLPGTRTLDLARDPEGTPILDQYTRGFEYSDCWVDDARLVTLNALGAAEKGAVVLTRSPAVSARRENGVWIVETKNRVTGETRAFRAKCVVNCAGPWVSDVINRVAGSNSTRNVRLVKGSHIIVPKFWSGANAYLVQNHDKRVIFINPYEGDKALIGTTDIAYEGRAEDVSADETEIDYLLKAVNRYFKEKLRRQDVLHSFSGVRPLFDDGKGNPSAVTRDYVFDLDETGGAPLLNVFGGKITTFRELAERGMHRLGHIFPTMGGDWTEKAPLPGGDMPNADYETFANGLRDAYPWMPRKLVHHYGRLYGTRTKAVVGGATGLEGLGRHFGGQFYEAEARYLVATEWAQTVEDILYRRTKHYLHLTEAERAAFADWFDAARPAAA; encoded by the coding sequence ATGAACGAGCCCGAGCTTATTGACCTCTTCGTGATCGGTGGCGGCATCAACGGCGCCGGCATCGCGCGCGACGCGGCGGGCCGCGGCCTGAAGGTCGTGCTGTGCGAAAAGGACGACCTTGCCGAGGGCACCTCCTCCCGGTCCGGCAAGCTGGTGCACGGCGGCCTGCGCTACCTCGAATATTACGAATTCCGGCTGGTGCGCGAAGCGCTGATCGAGCGCGAGGTGCTGCTCAACGCCGCCCCGCACATCATCTGGCCGATGCGCTTCGTCCTACCGCACAGCCCCGAGGATCGTCCCGCCTGGCTCGTGCGCCTCGGCCTTTTCCTCTACGATCATCTCGGCGGCCGGAAGAAGCTGCCCGGCACGCGCACGCTGGACCTTGCGCGCGATCCCGAGGGCACGCCGATCCTCGACCAGTACACCCGCGGCTTCGAATATTCCGACTGCTGGGTGGACGACGCCCGCCTCGTGACCCTCAACGCGCTCGGCGCGGCGGAAAAGGGCGCCGTGGTGCTGACCCGTTCGCCGGCCGTCTCCGCCCGCCGCGAAAACGGTGTCTGGATCGTGGAGACGAAGAACCGCGTGACGGGCGAGACCCGCGCCTTCCGCGCGAAATGCGTCGTCAACTGCGCCGGCCCGTGGGTGTCCGACGTCATCAACCGCGTCGCCGGCTCCAACTCCACGCGCAATGTCCGCCTCGTCAAGGGCAGCCACATCATCGTGCCGAAGTTCTGGTCGGGGGCGAACGCCTATCTGGTGCAGAACCACGACAAGCGCGTCATCTTCATCAACCCCTACGAGGGCGACAAGGCGCTGATCGGCACCACCGACATCGCCTATGAGGGCCGCGCCGAGGACGTCTCGGCCGACGAGACGGAGATCGACTACCTGTTGAAGGCCGTGAACCGCTACTTCAAGGAGAAGCTGCGCCGGCAGGACGTGCTGCACTCCTTCTCCGGCGTGCGCCCGCTCTTCGACGACGGCAAGGGCAATCCCTCCGCCGTCACCCGCGACTATGTCTTCGACCTCGACGAGACGGGCGGCGCGCCGCTGCTCAACGTCTTCGGCGGCAAGATCACCACCTTCCGCGAGCTCGCCGAGCGCGGCATGCATCGCCTCGGGCACATCTTCCCCACCATGGGCGGCGACTGGACGGAGAAGGCCCCGCTGCCCGGCGGCGACATGCCGAACGCCGACTACGAGACCTTCGCCAACGGCCTGCGCGACGCCTATCCGTGGATGCCGCGCAAGCTGGTGCACCATTACGGCCGCCTCTACGGCACGCGCACCAAGGCCGTCGTCGGCGGCGCGACCGGCCTCGAAGGGCTCGGCCGGCATTTCGGTGGCCAGTTCTACGAGGCGGAAGCCCGCTATCTCGTCGCCACCGAATGGGCGCAGACGGTGGAGGACATCCTCTACCGCCGCACCAAGCACTACCTGCACCTGACGGAAGCCGAGCGCGCGGCCTTTGCCGACTGGTTCGATGCCGCCCGCCCTGCCGCCGCCTGA
- a CDS encoding FGGY-family carbohydrate kinase — protein MAETADLIIGIDAGTSVMKAVAFSLGGRQIASASVRNTYTTGDDGAVTQSLDQTWLDCTRALRGLAEKVEGLAGRTASIAVTGQGDGTWLVGAGNRPAGDAWLWLDARAAPTVERLAATQADRARFEATGTGLNTCQQGAQLAHMDRYFPELLAGAETAMHCKDWLYLNLTGIRATDPSEVSFTFGNFRTRSYDSDVLAALGLTHRRALLPEVIEGTETAHPLTAEAAAASGLKAGTPVCLGYVDMCMTALGAGVRSEGRNAACSAIGSTGVHLLAKPVSDVVLNAERTGYVIALPIPGIVTQVQTNMGATINLDWLLQLGADLLGEFGVTVGLSEMIGRVDQWFAASKPGNILYHPYISEAGERGPFVNARARANFTGLSSRHRYPDLVRAVLEGLGMATRDCYAAMGTLPAELRISGGAARSAALRGTLGAALGAPVRVSTREEAGAAGASMMAAVAIGAYRTMDDCIADWVTPELGEAERPKPEDTERMTRLFAAYSDVRRGIAPAWDILAAR, from the coding sequence ATGGCTGAGACCGCAGACCTGATCATCGGCATCGACGCCGGCACGTCCGTCATGAAGGCCGTCGCCTTCAGCCTCGGCGGCCGGCAGATCGCCAGCGCCTCCGTCCGCAACACCTATACGACCGGCGACGACGGCGCCGTCACGCAGTCCCTCGACCAGACCTGGCTCGACTGCACGCGCGCCCTGCGCGGGCTCGCCGAAAAGGTGGAGGGCCTCGCCGGCCGCACCGCCTCCATCGCCGTCACCGGCCAGGGGGACGGCACCTGGCTCGTCGGGGCGGGCAACCGGCCGGCGGGCGATGCCTGGCTATGGCTTGACGCCCGCGCCGCACCGACCGTCGAGCGCCTCGCCGCCACGCAGGCCGACCGCGCACGGTTCGAGGCGACGGGCACCGGCCTCAACACCTGCCAGCAGGGCGCCCAGCTTGCCCACATGGACCGGTATTTCCCGGAACTGCTCGCCGGCGCCGAGACGGCCATGCACTGCAAGGACTGGCTCTACCTCAACCTGACGGGCATCCGCGCCACCGACCCGTCCGAAGTCAGCTTCACCTTCGGCAATTTCCGCACCCGCAGCTACGACAGCGACGTGCTCGCCGCCCTCGGCCTGACGCATCGCCGCGCCCTGCTGCCGGAGGTGATCGAGGGCACAGAAACCGCCCATCCGCTGACGGCGGAAGCGGCCGCGGCGTCCGGCCTGAAGGCCGGCACGCCGGTCTGCCTCGGCTATGTCGACATGTGCATGACGGCGCTCGGCGCGGGCGTGCGCAGCGAGGGCCGCAACGCCGCCTGCTCGGCCATCGGCTCGACGGGTGTGCATCTTCTCGCCAAGCCCGTTTCCGATGTGGTGCTGAATGCCGAGCGCACCGGCTACGTCATCGCCCTGCCGATCCCCGGCATCGTCACGCAGGTGCAGACCAACATGGGTGCGACGATCAACCTCGACTGGCTGCTCCAGCTCGGCGCAGACCTTCTCGGTGAATTCGGCGTCACCGTCGGGCTCAGCGAGATGATCGGCCGCGTCGACCAGTGGTTCGCCGCCAGCAAGCCCGGCAATATCCTCTATCACCCCTACATTTCCGAGGCCGGCGAGCGCGGTCCCTTCGTCAATGCCCGCGCCCGCGCCAACTTCACCGGCCTTTCCAGCCGCCATCGCTATCCCGATCTCGTGCGCGCCGTCCTCGAAGGCCTCGGCATGGCGACGCGCGATTGCTACGCCGCCATGGGCACGCTGCCCGCCGAACTGCGCATCAGCGGCGGCGCGGCCCGCTCGGCCGCCCTGCGGGGCACGCTCGGTGCCGCGCTCGGCGCGCCTGTCCGTGTCAGCACGCGCGAGGAAGCGGGCGCGGCCGGCGCCTCGATGATGGCCGCGGTCGCCATCGGCGCATACCGCACGATGGACGACTGCATTGCCGACTGGGTGACGCCGGAACTCGGCGAGGCCGAACGGCCGAAGCCCGAAGACACCGAACGCATGACGCGCCTCTTTGCCGCCTATTCGGATGTTCGCCGGGGCATTGCGCCCGCCTGGGACATCCTGGCCGCGCGCTGA
- a CDS encoding DUF2291 family protein produces MTDATLSKSPQPARSYRWIGIAAVVVLLGAMAFDTKIVRIGSENDVQVKRFSPEAFGAEQFPLIRQNVETRAVDAAELSQAIAADKKAAGEKYGVATSVGPVVPVKFTGVVGERKANYNVVAVEGLPAELTVRVQTGPALNGTDLRDATGQIEFGQFRNQIEYQDAGSALNNEVKKVVLGGIDPAALTGKTVLVVGVFKLVNPKSWIVTPVRFDVQ; encoded by the coding sequence ATGACCGACGCCACGTTATCGAAATCGCCCCAGCCCGCGCGTAGCTATCGTTGGATCGGCATCGCCGCAGTCGTCGTGCTGCTCGGCGCCATGGCCTTCGACACGAAGATCGTGCGGATCGGCTCGGAAAACGACGTCCAGGTGAAGCGGTTCTCGCCGGAGGCCTTCGGCGCCGAGCAGTTCCCCCTCATCCGCCAGAACGTCGAGACGCGTGCCGTCGATGCGGCCGAGCTGTCGCAGGCGATCGCCGCCGACAAGAAGGCGGCGGGCGAGAAATACGGCGTCGCGACCTCCGTCGGCCCCGTCGTCCCGGTCAAGTTTACCGGCGTCGTCGGGGAACGCAAGGCGAACTACAATGTCGTGGCGGTCGAGGGGCTTCCGGCCGAACTGACCGTGCGCGTGCAGACGGGCCCGGCGCTCAACGGCACGGACCTGCGCGATGCGACCGGCCAGATCGAGTTCGGCCAGTTCAGGAACCAGATCGAATACCAGGACGCGGGATCGGCCCTCAACAACGAGGTCAAGAAGGTCGTGCTCGGCGGCATCGACCCGGCGGCGCTCACCGGCAAGACCGTCTTGGTGGTCGGCGTCTTCAAGCTGGTCAACCCGAAGAGCTGGATCGTCACGCCCGTGAGGTTCGATGTCCAATGA
- a CDS encoding sugar ABC transporter ATP-binding protein — MSTPVETGRKGEVVLAARNVAKSYGSVHALKGVNFDIHRGQVTTLFGENGAGKSTLMKILSGVVQPTSGEIILDGEPTAFASSSQARDRGISIIHQELSLAPNMNVRDNIFMGREIMTATGVDFAEEERQTRLLMAELEEDIDPLTPVEDLRLGQQQIVEIARALSVNSRILIMDEPTSALSASEVEVLFKVIRDLTGRGVSIVYISHHLEEALQITNHAVVLRDGTMTAYAERKDIDLEWIVRHMVGDNFDLGSPPAGYDKGDVSLAIEGLTVPDPGGAGYSVVDGLSLSVRAGEIVCIYGLMGAGRTELLETVAGRLKATAGKVVLKGRDVTGQSIADCIRDGLVLVPEDRQRDGLVQTMSVGRNLSLASLRTFTRGLFTSTSRETGLVGDAIRKVHIKTDGGEAAIGSLSGGNQQKVVIGKMLATNPEVILLDEPSRGIDIGAKAEVFKLLAERARQGLAVVYTTSEVGECLSIAHRIIVMRRGRISAEFGPDATKEQIMAASGEAVHAH, encoded by the coding sequence ATGAGCACGCCCGTGGAGACAGGCCGGAAGGGTGAAGTCGTGCTCGCCGCGCGCAACGTGGCGAAGTCCTACGGCAGCGTCCATGCCCTCAAGGGCGTCAACTTCGACATTCATCGCGGCCAGGTGACGACGCTGTTCGGCGAGAACGGCGCCGGCAAGTCGACGCTGATGAAGATCCTTTCCGGCGTGGTGCAGCCGACGTCCGGAGAAATCATTCTCGATGGGGAACCCACCGCTTTCGCGTCATCCTCCCAAGCGCGCGACCGCGGCATCTCCATCATCCATCAGGAGCTCAGCCTCGCGCCCAACATGAACGTCCGCGACAACATCTTCATGGGTCGCGAGATCATGACGGCGACGGGCGTGGACTTCGCGGAAGAAGAGCGCCAGACGCGCCTCCTGATGGCTGAACTCGAAGAGGACATCGATCCTCTCACACCCGTCGAGGACCTGCGCCTCGGCCAGCAGCAGATCGTCGAGATCGCGCGGGCCCTGTCGGTCAATTCGCGCATCCTGATCATGGACGAGCCGACCTCGGCGCTGAGCGCGTCCGAAGTGGAGGTGCTGTTCAAGGTCATCCGCGACCTCACCGGCCGCGGCGTCTCCATCGTCTATATCTCGCATCACCTCGAAGAGGCGCTGCAGATCACCAATCACGCGGTCGTCCTGCGCGACGGCACGATGACGGCCTATGCCGAGCGCAAGGACATCGACCTCGAATGGATCGTCCGCCACATGGTGGGCGACAATTTCGACCTCGGTTCGCCGCCGGCCGGCTACGACAAGGGCGACGTGTCGCTCGCCATCGAGGGCCTCACGGTTCCCGATCCCGGCGGTGCCGGCTATTCGGTCGTCGACGGCCTTTCCCTCTCCGTGCGCGCGGGCGAGATCGTCTGCATCTACGGCCTGATGGGCGCGGGGCGCACGGAACTGCTCGAAACCGTCGCCGGCCGCCTCAAGGCCACGGCCGGAAAGGTCGTGCTGAAGGGCAGGGACGTCACCGGCCAGTCGATCGCCGACTGTATCCGCGACGGCCTCGTGCTGGTGCCGGAAGACCGGCAGCGCGACGGCCTGGTCCAGACCATGTCCGTCGGCCGCAACCTGTCGCTCGCAAGCCTTCGCACCTTCACCCGCGGGCTCTTCACCTCGACGTCCCGCGAGACGGGCCTTGTCGGCGATGCGATCCGCAAGGTGCATATCAAGACCGACGGCGGCGAAGCGGCGATCGGCTCGCTTTCGGGCGGCAACCAGCAGAAGGTCGTCATCGGCAAGATGCTGGCGACCAATCCCGAGGTCATCCTGCTCGACGAACCGAGCCGCGGCATCGACATCGGCGCCAAGGCCGAGGTCTTCAAGCTGCTCGCCGAGCGCGCGCGGCAGGGCCTTGCCGTCGTCTACACCACGTCCGAGGTCGGCGAATGCCTGAGCATCGCCCACCGCATCATCGTCATGCGGCGCGGCCGGATTTCCGCCGAGTTCGGTCCCGACGCGACCAAAGAACAGATCATGGCCGCCTCGGGCGAAGCCGTGCATGCCCACTAG
- a CDS encoding ABC transporter permease → MSVTPAIDTKAAANGGKRRKSLVELLFEGRAFFALIAIVVVFSLMSPNYFTINNFLIMASHVAIFGLLAIGMLLVILNGGIDLSVGSTLGLAGVVAGFLMQGVTLPQIGVILYPSVWVVVVLTCLLGAVVGAVNGVLIAYLRVPAFVATLGVLYVARGIALLMTNGLTYNNLGGRPELGNTGFDWLGFNRLAGVPIGVIVLLVIAVACHVLLTRTAFGRWLYASGGNERAAELSGVPVKRVKIIVYVLSGVCAAIAGLVLSSQLTSAGPTAGTTYELTAIAAVVIGGAALTGGRGTVVGTMLGAFVIGFLSDGLVIIGVSAYWQTVFTGAVIVTAVLLNSVKYGRR, encoded by the coding sequence ATGTCAGTCACACCTGCAATCGACACAAAGGCAGCGGCGAACGGCGGCAAGCGCAGGAAGAGCCTTGTCGAGCTCCTGTTCGAAGGCCGCGCCTTCTTCGCGCTCATCGCCATCGTCGTCGTCTTCTCGCTGATGTCGCCGAACTACTTCACGATCAACAACTTCCTGATCATGGCCTCGCATGTCGCGATCTTCGGCCTGCTCGCCATCGGCATGCTGCTCGTCATCCTCAATGGCGGCATCGATCTTTCGGTCGGCTCGACGCTCGGCCTTGCCGGTGTGGTGGCGGGCTTCCTCATGCAGGGCGTGACGCTGCCGCAGATCGGCGTGATCCTCTATCCCTCGGTCTGGGTCGTGGTGGTGCTCACCTGCCTGCTCGGGGCCGTGGTCGGCGCGGTCAACGGCGTGCTGATCGCCTATCTGCGCGTGCCGGCCTTCGTGGCGACGCTCGGCGTGCTCTACGTCGCCCGCGGCATCGCCCTGCTGATGACCAACGGCCTGACCTACAACAATCTCGGCGGCCGTCCCGAGCTCGGCAATACCGGCTTCGACTGGCTCGGCTTCAACCGCCTTGCCGGCGTGCCGATCGGCGTCATCGTCCTGCTCGTCATCGCGGTCGCCTGCCATGTCCTGCTGACGCGCACGGCCTTCGGCCGCTGGCTCTATGCCTCGGGCGGCAACGAGCGCGCCGCGGAGCTCTCGGGCGTGCCGGTCAAGCGCGTCAAGATCATCGTCTACGTGCTCTCTGGCGTCTGCGCGGCGATTGCGGGCCTCGTCTTGTCCTCGCAGCTCACCTCGGCGGGCCCGACGGCCGGCACCACCTACGAGCTGACGGCGATCGCCGCCGTCGTCATCGGCGGCGCGGCGCTGACGGGCGGCCGCGGCACGGTGGTCGGCACCATGCTCGGCGCCTTCGTCATCGGCTTCCTCTCGGACGGGCTCGTGATCATCGGCGTCTCGGCCTACTGGCAGACGGTTTTCACCGGCGCCGTCATCGTCACCGCCGTTCTCCTGAACAGCGTCAAATACGGTCGCCGCTGA
- a CDS encoding D-ribose ABC transporter substrate-binding protein → MFKKGMRVLFAATAVMPLLFSSAWAEGLITVIVNDPSNPYWFTEGEVAKKTAEDLGYTANVGAHKGDTNTESNLIDTAITNKSVAIILDPANADGSVGAVKKAVAAGIPVILVNAEINQEGLAKAQLVSNNAQGAALGAQQWVEAVGDKGKYVELFGAPSDNNAATRSNGYETVLTQYPDLEKVGKEVADWDRTKGHAKMQSLLQANPDIIGVISGNDEMALGAIAALKEAGKLDQVKVGGFDGSPDAVAAIKAGELQYTVLQPVAVFSEAAVKQADNVIKNGSTGVDTEKQLFDCLLITKDNVDKYTAPFVLSE, encoded by the coding sequence ATGTTCAAAAAAGGTATGCGTGTACTCTTCGCGGCAACGGCCGTCATGCCGCTGCTGTTCAGCTCGGCCTGGGCCGAAGGCCTGATCACCGTCATCGTCAACGATCCGTCGAACCCCTACTGGTTCACGGAAGGCGAAGTGGCCAAGAAGACCGCCGAAGACCTCGGCTACACGGCCAATGTCGGCGCCCACAAGGGTGACACCAACACCGAGAGCAACCTGATCGACACCGCGATCACCAACAAGTCGGTCGCCATCATCCTCGACCCGGCGAATGCCGACGGTTCCGTCGGTGCGGTCAAGAAGGCCGTCGCCGCCGGCATCCCCGTCATCCTCGTCAATGCCGAGATCAACCAGGAAGGCCTTGCCAAGGCGCAGCTCGTCTCGAACAACGCCCAGGGCGCCGCTCTCGGTGCGCAGCAATGGGTCGAGGCGGTCGGCGACAAGGGCAAGTATGTCGAGCTCTTCGGCGCTCCCTCCGACAACAACGCCGCAACGCGTTCGAACGGCTACGAAACCGTCCTGACGCAGTATCCGGATCTCGAAAAGGTCGGCAAGGAAGTGGCCGACTGGGATCGCACCAAGGGCCATGCCAAGATGCAGTCCCTGCTTCAGGCGAACCCGGACATCATCGGCGTGATCAGCGGCAACGACGAGATGGCCCTCGGCGCCATCGCCGCGCTCAAGGAAGCCGGCAAGCTCGACCAGGTCAAGGTCGGCGGCTTCGACGGTTCGCCGGATGCGGTCGCCGCCATCAAGGCCGGTGAACTGCAGTACACCGTCCTCCAGCCGGTCGCCGTGTTCTCGGAAGCGGCCGTCAAGCAGGCCGACAACGTGATCAAGAACGGCTCGACCGGTGTCGACACCGAAAAGCAGCTCTTCGATTGCCTCCTGATCACCAAGGACAATGTCGACAAGTACACCGCTCCCTTCGTCTTGAGCGAGTAA